CTCAGAAGGCCACAGTTCTGTGTTAAGACTGCCATCTtgccaagccagccctgatggcctagaggttaaagtttgGTATCCTCAGtggtttggcagcccaggttcagttcccggtcttggaaccacaccacttgtctgtcagttgccaggctgtggtggaggctcacatagaagaaccagaaggaccaacaactagaatatacaaccatccactggggctttggggaagaaaagagcaagattggcaacagatgttagctcagggcgaatctttcccagcaaaaaaaaaaaaggattgccAACTTGCCAATAACAAAGCCAGGTgtctgagagagaagaggagaatatattttaattaaaggaCATCCTTAGTTAATTATTTTGTCAGGAATATACCAGGAGTTCCACCTCCTTTTCCTCACTCCACCAAGAGAAAGATATGATTTGGGCAAACATCTGTGTATATACCTGGACTCTATGTATATTATGTGCAGGAAGCTGGCCTGCATTCAGTTCTATGCTTTTGGTTCCAGCTGACTTGAAAAAGATACTAGCACTTTGAAAGGAGGCAGTTATATGGAACATGTGAAACAAATCTAATGAAAAATATGGGTTTAATCTTTAATTGGGTTGGCACCTCATGGTTGAGCAACCAGATAAATGACAGAGAAGTCTTGTCCTGGGAACCACCTGGATTCtccagaaacttttaaaaaaccagATTTATGTCCATCTTATGGTATAAAGCTGTGAGAGATGTCTATCTCATGCTTTAAAGCTCTCAGAGCCATCtagtttcttaatttccaaattccTATAAGATACTCAACTGTgtagaatatgtatttttaaaaattatgctatttctggggctggcccagtggtatagtggttaagttcgtgcgttccgctttggtggcctggggttcgctggttcagatcctgggcgtggacctatgcaccacctgtcaagccatgctgtagcaggcatcccacatgtaaaggagaagaagatgggcacggatattagctcagggccactcttccttagcaaaaagaggattggtggcagatgctagcctagggctaatcttcctcaaaataacccaaaaaacaaaaaaatcatgctatttctaaaattaggaaaaaaaaagataaatgaatgcTCCACCACAAAGTAAGACTCTAACACACATAGTGGCataatcaaatcaaatcaatcTATTCTAAGCAAAGGCCTACCTGATCAGTGTGTTCCCAATCTGGTGTCGTATTTCATTCCACTCCTCTTTGCTTTTTCGAGGCCAAGAATTCATGTTCAACTCTGGTTCACTGGGTCTGTGGTTCAACTTCATTGCCAATGTGTCCTTCCTCTTCACTTTGTTGGCCAGAGCACCTTTGcccaagggaaagaaaaaaacgtAGAAGCTTAAGGCTCAACCTCACCTGGAGCTAGGCAAGAGTCTGAACAAACAGTATCATAATTCCCAGCTTTCTACTTGGCCTCCAATGATCCAGCTAACATACAGGTGGTGGTACAGCTGAACACATCTAAAACTCCTTTCAGCCAGATGGACTCGGATGGGCTAAACATCTTTTCCCTTCTACCAGTCCTCTACATTTTTCTCCTTAGTAAGAGCTGCTTGAGGAGAGAGAAGTTAAGTACAGACAGTCTCTGGTTTACAATGTAAAGGCAGTCACACTAACACCCCTCATAAgattcctattctttttttttttgaggaagacaggccctgagctatcatcagtgctcatcttcctctactttatatatgggacgcctgccacagcaaggcttgacaagcagtaaGTAGGTCcgcaactgggatctgaaccagtgaaccctgggccaccgaagcggagcacacaaacttaaccgccatgccactgggccggccccaagattccTATCCTTAAAGTGGCTTTCCCACTTCTGGGAACCAGGATTCCATTCTTTGCAGATTTGTGTACATGAACATGGTTTTCTTCTTTGCCCCACGAACACAGGACATTCATTAGACTGAAGGAGAGCATCACTTTTGTCTTTTCAACATCGCCCAAATATCAACTGTCCTCTACTCCACATTCTTTAATACCatcaaagtaaataattttttaaatcaaaacaaacagataaaaaccTGAATGACTCAACCAACTTGGCTCCCTCTCACTGGCTTGTTCTAACAGCGGGAATAGCAAGGACAAGAGTCCTTCACAGTGGCTTCCAACATCAGTTAGCCAGAGGACTCGATGGGAGAGGGCGCCTACTTCCATTCATCTTACACTAGCTAAAACCAGCAAGCAGCTGTATCTGTAAGGGAactttctcctctgcttttccctccctttcttacTATGATGGCTTTCATCTTCATCCTCTTCATCTCGGTACTGAATAggaccttctgaatcagaatcactctccttctcttcctcctcctcctgcagacaCTGCGGTAGCTTCGGGACCACTGAGGTAGATGCAGTGTCTTCACTGAACGCGGGTGGGTGGGTctgctcctcctcttcttcaTCGTCTGGACTAACAAATTAACagaattatattttccttctagAAACTTAAAGGATAAATCATTCGCAAGGCACAGTACTGAATAACTTGGAAAATTCcatgaatgaaataatttatcatttcttcccTTAACTTTTAACAACCTTGCCAAGAAACTTTTTAGCAGCCATTAGTCTAAAGGGCTCTGGGTTCAAAACCCAGCCCTACAAACTTATTTACTAGCTTGTGAGTTAGTTAACTTTTCTGTAAGTGGGAATGATACCTACCTCATTGGCTTGTTGGGagaatgaaatagacaaattctaGAATGCActagtgtctggcacacagggCCCTGATGATCTACATGTGAAATGCAAGTTTGCTTTGGTCTGATTAAAGAAGACTACACAGCATTTAACACTGTACTTGGCTCACGgaagatattaaataaaaaaatttaaggcagggctggccccatggccaagtggttgagttcgcacattccgctttggcagcccagggtttcacaggtttggatcctgggcgtggacatggaaccgttcatcaggccattttgaggtggtgtcccacatgccacaactagaaggacccacacctaagaatatacaactacatactggggggatttggggagaaaaagccatTTTCCTTTGGTTTAACAATGGAGTAGGACAAAATGATAATCTAATCCAaggaagcaaaaatgaaaactaacATTCCCTGTTTATTCTCCAGAGGCATAAAACTATGACTTAGTCTACTACAAATTCCTAACCTGTCTTCTTTCAGGATGTGAAAGCAACAATACCAGTGAGTGCAAAGATTATGGCAAAACAACAAGTAGGATGCTGCAACAACTCTCTAACAATTGTTTTAGTCAGCAAGGCAAATCTCCAACTTGCCAAAAAGTGTTAATCTTCAGTCACAAtttgtctgaatttttaaaagacagacaaAGTAGGTATAAGTACCAACGCTGGTGTGAACAGTTTCAGTGtctggggacagaggagggagagaacaaGAGGACCGGTTCCAGTCTAGGGGACTGAAATATTGAGCTCTCTTTCAGagctcccttctttttctctagacttccctctgtccctccttACCAAGgttatgtgccaggaactagtgctttcagatttgtctaatttcattctcacaagcctatgaggtaggtgttattCCTTTTTACAGATCAGACAACTAAAGAGCAGAAAAGGATAAGTAACATACACTGCTACAAGCTGGTAAATAAGAgggagagctgggatttgaacccagagctaTCTTACTCCAAGGTCAATGCTCTTAAGCACCATGTTTACACTGCTTCCCTTGTATTACATAAAAAAAATAGTGGTTTTAAGTTTCAAGtacaaaaaattaaagttttgtaTCATCATGGAAATTTCTGCCATGAAAACAATGTTAGAGAAATCGGGAGGGTAAACAAAGTCTAAATTCTAGAACATGTCCTATTTGTTGTGTATTCTTCTTACTTTaaatttcttcacattttctttatataagtaGTTTTTTCCAAGAAGGGCTACCAAGagtaaagatgaggaaaaaagagGCAAGCTTTAAAGGCACTCACACTTTCAGCATTTCAATAGTGACAGGAAGTGACCTCGTCCGACCCAGGGTACTGTTGTCCTCAGAAAAGCTGTCACTGTTCTCGAAGAGCAAGGAGTGAGCTCTATGAGAGCCCTCCAAGGGAGGACTCATGGGAAGTGGGCTGGTGAGGGCCTGCTGGATTCGAATATGCAGTGGGACTGGGGGCAGTCTGGGGGGTACATGAGGCTCCCCAAAGCTGTGGTCCAACATCCTCTTAGGTACTTCCTTTTTCTGATCTTCCTGCTGGGGGACCTCTTGGGGTAGGTCCAAGGAAGGTGGAAACTCAATTTCTGGCACAACTTGAAAAGTCTtagcagggaagggaggggaccgTGGGGGTTCTGGAGGTACATGAGTAGGCAGTGggggggatggagagggaggtggGATCATCAGCAGTGGTTCGGAGCCCACAGAGCACgtgctcttctctctctgatcACTTGGTGCTTTTGTAgtggcagcaacagcagcagacTCCGAGGTGGGTACCAAGGTTGATGGGATACCTCTCTTAGGTGGTAAGGGTGGGGATGGTTTGGATAACAATGTACCACTGTTTATTGCTTGGGACAGTTCAGCTGGAAAAGAGAGACCGACATCTCAATTTAACATGGTTTTACAATGCTTTGAGGGACCGGCCCATGGCCTAGAATTAGAGCTGGGCTCAATCTGAATCTTTCAGGCAAATTATACCATTTCACGGCTTTGCCATTTCCTAGATATCTTGTCCTGAAACAAAATTTATACTTAAATATCTAGAATGCCTAATAAATGTAGAGGTGTAGAAACACCACTACCTTAATACTCTGATGAGAAATTTCTTATTTGCTGTGATAATAGATATGACAACTTTTTATGACTTGATCTTGGTCTAGATAAAGTTAATatgaataaagacagaaaaaatgcaaatttgttcTTCTGTCTAACAGTActccattaaaatttaaatatgcagctagcaataaaaaaacaaacactatCAGGCACTGCTACCATATGTTGACAAATATGATATCTAGATATCTGAACTCTGTATTATGAAACGATTAATAATGACATCTTGGCTTTTAACGGCAAATGTAAAGGCCTTTGAAGAAATCAAAGTGCATTTCTATCCCTGACTTCATATTCTCCTTACTTAAGagattatctttattatttctttaggagattagccctgagataagatctgctgccaatcctcccctatttgccgaggaagattggccctgagctaacatccgtgcccaccttcctctattttttatatatgggacacctgccacagcatgccttgataagcagtgcgtaggtctgcacccaggatccaaaccagtgaacccctggccactgaagcagagtgcatgaactcaaccactacgccaccgggctggcccctatctttactattttacagaaggaaaaactgaggccACAAAAGTTAGGTGACTTTCTTAAGATCAGACTACAAACTGACAAGGGCTCAGCTAGGTCCCAGGTCTCATTATTAAGCTCTACTCTCTGGATCCCACTGTCATTGATTTTTATTAGTGTTCACACCACTTGTTGTCCCTTATGCCCAACCCCCCATTCGCCACTCCCCACCTACACTGTGGGCTCCCTGATGATGTGGCAACTCTTGCCTTGATCAGCGCAGCCAGAGTtgggcacagtgcctgggacatagtggGTCTTCAATACACGTTTATTAGATGAAAGGCCCCTATTCTATACCATGACAGTATATATCCCTATGTGATTCCCACAATGACTCAGGTGTTGATTCAGCAAAGTCCCTTTGGAGGGCTCCAAATGGCCTTTAAGAAGTGGATCATCACATCACGCAGGGGCCAACCttgcaaaataattaaataccAGTTCTCTTGATCACCAGCCTCTAACCCTCTACCCAAACCCCTTATTTTGGTCCCACCATTTTCAAATGGTTCTATATCTCTTACCTAGAGAGCCGAACCTCAAGGTTCtctgaaatgaaatttatttgCCCTAAATCCCATTCCACTGACAGCAAAGTAAAAGGTTAGTTAGTCTGATAATGTTTTAATGTCACTCATcattagtaaatttttaaaaagactttctaGAAAAACACAGcatacacatacaaaaaagatttaaaaaatgtgaatttggGACCAATGAAAGAGATATTCTGGGGTAGAATGGACTTTTGCTGCCTCTCTAAAAATTGCAGTTAGCTATCTCATCTATAACAAAACCCACCCTTGACATGACCAAATTTGAGTATTTTAATGTTTGAAGTGATTTGGTAATTTAAGGAAAACATACCCCTGAAGATGTCAAGGACATGAACTCTAGGACGTCTACCCTGACAATGGCGTCTGGCTGTAGTTCTATGGTAAAGATGGCAGAATGTTCGCGGAAGGGGTTACAAATTCCCTTCTTCTGTTTGGCTATTTATAGTGCTCCTTCCTTAGTCCTAATATTCCTAATTAGTCCTTAGTCCCAATACCGTTATGGCTGTTAGCAGACATAGCAATGTCTAAAGCAGTGATTTTCAGAGTCTGGATTTCATGGACCAATATGACTATAAAGAAATTCTCAACCAACCTCAGGTAgtcaatttttttatctttgtggcatgcctaccacagcatggcgtgccaagccgtgccatgactgcacctgggatccgaactggcgaaccccaggccgctgaagcagaacgtgtgcacttaactgctgcgccaccgggccagcccctctggttgtcaatttttaatatttccaagtAAGGATTGATATTTAGTAAACTATTTATGAACATAATCCTTTCATGAAAGAAACAGCCTTTTAACACCAAAGAATTAGGAAGTTCATAATTTCAGAATAAGAGATAGTCCTTTAAATcaaatctatttaattttaatgaaaactctgtgaatggtcctatttttctccttctgctaagGACCTCTCATGGACTGATGGTGATCCCTCAGTCACAGGGCCTACTGCTTTGGGCTATTTACCTTAGGCCCTCTGTGGTTCAGCCCAGGGTGTAGTACACATATTACCATTTTTTATGTTGTCTTACCCTGAAAAGGGTGGAGTACAACTggtttagagcagtggttctcaatgtgtGGTCCCCACATatgcagcatcagcatcatctgggaacttactagaaatgcaaattcccaggCCCAACCCCAGACTTAGTGAATCGGAAACTCTAAGGGCAGGACccagcaatctgtattttaacaaccCTCCAGGTGATCGTGATGAGAACACTTTCAGACAACAGTGTGAGAACACAGGTGTACAGGACAGAGGTCTGCACTTGAGAGTTGAAAAGCCTATGTGCAGATTCTCTCTCTCACGAACTACCACCCTGAGTGAGTCACAACTTCTTCACGTTCTAACTGCCCTCACTATATAACAGATAAAATCAGTTTCCTGCTTCACAAGGTGGCATtgaaaataagtatatgaaagCTTCTGAAGTTCCTCAAGGTGAAGTCAACATGGCCACTAACCATCCAAGGGGGTGATAATAAGAACCTTCATCCTGTTTTTATCAAGCTACTCTAAGCTGTCACGCTCACGATGAATTCTCAGCCTGCTCTTCCAGGTTCTAGTCGCCCCACACGACTTGGTGGTATTAGCCATTTAACAAGCATATTTTATTCCTCCATTCAATCATTAACAAGAACTTTAAGCAGTACTAAGCCTAGTatcattttttcctgaaaaactaccttcctttctctcctccccttcttgaAAATTCTCTAAGAAGGTATGTATCTATGTGAAGAAAATAGACCTAAATAGGACTTGAGGTAAATATGAAAATTTACTAAACCAATACAATGCACTGGTTATCTTCCCTGCTTTCCCTCTTCCACCACTTATTTTATTAAGAGTAGCATTCTTAGCTCACCTGAGATAAAACACGATTTTATCAGGACAATTTAACATCTTTTGCAGTTCCCGATGAAGATATTATGCCAGACACTGAATCACAAGTTACTCTGGCATCTATTCAATCATCTTTTTATCTATTGGGCTTATGCCGAAGGAAGGCACTGGCAGTTTAAAgtaggtttaaaaaaaacacaaagcttTCCTCCATGCAGGTCAAACCTGTTGTGGTCTTCACATGTCTAATCGCCTAACTATAAATAGTATTTTAGAAATACTGTATTTCAAATATTAATCCCCCCAAACTTGAACCTAACTTTCATGATATCTGATCCCAGCCTGTTTCCATTCCTAGCCATATGCCTCATTTTCAAGACTTTTCTCTATATTGAGGGCATTCAAAGGGATGAGATATGACCTCGCTCACAGACCAAATCAATATTGTACCAGTTATCCAATAACACAACCatccaaaaccaaaccaaatccaATGGAAACCTAAAGACTTACTTACCAATGACAGGGTTGCTATTTCTGTGAGCTGGTTTAGGGGGAGGGATAGGGGGCTGCTTGGCAGGGACCGTATGAGTGAGGCTCGGGGTAGCAGTAGTGTTAGTGCtggcaggagcagcaggcagCGTCCTGGGTGCTGGGGAAGGGGGGACAGAGGAATGAACAGTTTTTGCTAGGTTTGaggcagcagtggtggcagcaggTGCTGTGGTGGTGGCGGCGGTAGAGGTGGAGGAGATGGACCTTGCCGTGCTGCCAGAGGAAGTGGCATCCTTTGCTTGTCCTTCATTTGCTTCGTGAGAAGAGGACAAGGGTCTTTTAGGGGGAAGTAAAGGCTGTTTGGGTGCATTTTCAGGACCGGACTCTGCTTCAGAATTAGGTTGGCTTCCAGTTGAGCCTGTGTAATAACAGATGTGAttgaaaagggaagagaataaccAGATAGACTGAAAAAGCTAACACATCTACAGATTTACGGTCAACTTCatcaattatttaatttatagatTAGTTTACAGGCAAAAGTTCCCCAGTCTCAACATACTTAAGGTATACGACACTTCCTCAATCAGTAAGAGAGGCTCGCTATGGTAGTGATTCTTCATACAAGAGCCAGGCAACTGGAGGAGGCACATCAGAACCCCTTGAGTGGAGGAGGGGGAATGGGTACCTTGAAAAAGTCCTACAGGTATCACATATTTAACATCTTCTGTCCTTAAGAATCACAAATTTAGGTATTTTCTGAATGCAAGAATGAGAGGGCAGAGATTCCACTTAAAGTTGCCACTAGCTGAAAAAGTGCTAGAGGAGAAGAGAATTCCCTCTGAATTTTATTTCTCCCCTGACTCTCTTGCAAACCCTCGAGGTAAATGAGAATGTCTGATCCATGGCTCTTAAACTAAAAAATCCAGAGTTTCTTACCTAGTCGCTTCTTTGGGTCCTCTTCTGGAATAGGTTTCCTAAGACTTGTTATTCTTCCTGGCTCTTCCTCTCCTTCGTCTGGACTAGAAGATCTGGCACTCCCTATGGGGGTGGTATGGCCATTCTTTAACATGGCATGGCTCAACTTCCCTGGATCCTCACCACCTGCAGGATCACAATGGAAAGAGAAACTGATGGAACTGGCGCAGTTAGACAGGGAGAAGAGTTGGTGATTTCTAACCTCTTTCATCCCTTTCCCAATCTTCCTGTTTTAGCTTATTACttatatttagattatttagATCTTTATAGTAGTAATGGAAATAAGTAATTCCTTTTTCCAATAAACATTTGATTGCCTACTATTTGCCAGGTACCTTGTTACATGAATAAGAGAGCTTTATTATACATAAATAATTACAATGCTCAATGTTAAGAGCTAATGGATGAAGTGATGCggcaggaataaaaaagaaacaattctcTTGGGG
The genomic region above belongs to Equus caballus isolate H_3958 breed thoroughbred chromosome 2, TB-T2T, whole genome shotgun sequence and contains:
- the PHACTR4 gene encoding phosphatase and actin regulator 4 isoform X5, which encodes MEDPFDFSREPWDKEAGQPTADPGMVMDSVEAGDTTPPTKRKSKFSGFGKIFKPWKWRKKKSSDKFKETSEVLERKISMRKPREELVKRGLLLEDPEQGGEDPGKLSHAMLKNGHTTPIGSARSSSPDEGEEEPGRITSLRKPIPEEDPKKRLGSTGSQPNSEAESGPENAPKQPLLPPKRPLSSSHEANEGQAKDATSSGSTARSISSTSTAATTTAPAATTAASNLAKTVHSSVPPSPAPRTLPAAPASTNTTATPSLTHTVPAKQPPIPPPKPAHRNSNPVIAELSQAINSGTLLSKPSPPLPPKRGIPSTLVPTSESAAVAATTKAPSDQREKSTCSVGSEPLLMIPPPSPSPPLPTHVPPEPPRSPPFPAKTFQVVPEIEFPPSLDLPQEVPQQEDQKKEVPKRMLDHSFGEPHVPPRLPPVPLHIRIQQALTSPLPMSPPLEGSHRAHSLLFENSDSFSEDNSTLGRTRSLPVTIEMLKVPDDEEEEEQTHPPAFSEDTASTSVVPKLPQCLQEEEEEKESDSDSEGPIQYRDEEDEDESHHSALANKVKRKDTLAMKLNHRPSEPELNMNSWPRKSKEEWNEIRHQIGNTLIRRLSQRPTPEELEQRNILQPKNEADRQAEKREIKRRLTRKLSQRPTVAELLARKILRFNEYVEVTDAQDYDRRADKPWTKLTPADKAAIRKELNEFKSSEMEVHEESKHFTRYHRP
- the PHACTR4 gene encoding phosphatase and actin regulator 4 isoform X4, with product MQLTSPENPGTVATEEAGQPTADPGMVMDSVEAGDTTPPTKRKSKFSGFGKIFKPWKWRKKKSSDKFKETSEVLERKISMRKPREELVKRGLLLEDPEQGGEDPGKLSHAMLKNGHTTPIGSARSSSPDEGEEEPGRITSLRKPIPEEDPKKRLGSTGSQPNSEAESGPENAPKQPLLPPKRPLSSSHEANEGQAKDATSSGSTARSISSTSTAATTTAPAATTAASNLAKTVHSSVPPSPAPRTLPAAPASTNTTATPSLTHTVPAKQPPIPPPKPAHRNSNPVIAELSQAINSGTLLSKPSPPLPPKRGIPSTLVPTSESAAVAATTKAPSDQREKSTCSVGSEPLLMIPPPSPSPPLPTHVPPEPPRSPPFPAKTFQVVPEIEFPPSLDLPQEVPQQEDQKKEVPKRMLDHSFGEPHVPPRLPPVPLHIRIQQALTSPLPMSPPLEGSHRAHSLLFENSDSFSEDNSTLGRTRSLPVTIEMLKVPDDEEEEEQTHPPAFSEDTASTSVVPKLPQCLQEEEEEKESDSDSEGPIQYRDEEDEDESHHSALANKVKRKDTLAMKLNHRPSEPELNMNSWPRKSKEEWNEIRHQIGNTLIRRLSQRPTPEELEQRNILQPKNEADRQAEKREIKRRLTRKLSQRPTVAELLARKILRFNEYVEVTDAQDYDRRADKPWTKLTPADKAAIRKELNEFKSSEMEVHEESKHFTRYHRP